One window of Deltaproteobacteria bacterium genomic DNA carries:
- a CDS encoding GH92 family glycosyl hydrolase — protein sequence MKRLVFLFLAAIATQFFARTGMAFDRGAGESRSASISGATAGNPRLGWVDPLIGSGGWGFGAGSMTPAPQTPKGMIRPGPDTSFDHVAWPWQHFAGYWHEDTHIRGFSQTRLVGVGLNDQGVVRIMPTHGFDRSKTGEAGYRQRFFHDRERVRVGYYGVVLEPSGIDVEIAPGDRAALYRFTYPRTSEPPTVIVDAGAAIVPGHVRGAKVEVDREAREIRGVIDLAGGFSGAYGGLPTYFALRFSEPLADCDTFADGRVREGDTEASGALSGAYAQFAARDILVAVGISYIDVAHARAHIDEDLPGFDFDRTVARAREHWSKKIDLIEISGGTARQRRIFHTALYNAFRMPTLMTESGRDYRAFDGQTRRANDFTYHSDLSLWDTFRTVHPLYNLIDPDLNRDLVKSLVAMARATGRFPVWPMGRGDGACMIGTHADAVVAEAAVKGMRDEDLRFALHLMTNDARPDRDDADHYVTHGYCAADRTPKAVSKTLEYAFDDACVAALAKSLGARELANVFRNRSENYRHVWDDRTGYFRARRSDGSFTRPFRRRWVFDRDYVEGSAEHWRWYVPHDPEGLADLLGGRESAAEKLNRFFESGVGARDTMLPDRAYWHGNEPDIHAAYLFNRFGRPDLTQTWVRWIMENKYDDTPDGLDGNDDAGTLSTWYVWSAIGLYPLDPCSGNYELGTPLFPRAVLHLPDGDLVIVAENQAPNRPFVSRVEWNGAPLARTWVRHEEIRHGGELRFVMTSSPTGVDPKVHRGQKRSN from the coding sequence GTGAAGCGTCTCGTTTTTCTATTTCTTGCCGCAATCGCGACGCAGTTTTTCGCGCGCACGGGCATGGCATTCGATCGCGGCGCGGGGGAATCGAGGTCCGCCTCGATTTCGGGAGCGACGGCGGGTAATCCGAGACTCGGCTGGGTCGATCCGTTGATCGGCTCCGGGGGTTGGGGATTCGGCGCCGGAAGCATGACGCCCGCGCCGCAAACGCCGAAGGGGATGATTCGCCCCGGTCCCGACACGTCGTTCGATCATGTGGCATGGCCGTGGCAGCACTTCGCGGGATATTGGCACGAAGACACGCACATCCGCGGATTCTCGCAAACCCGTCTTGTGGGCGTGGGGCTCAACGATCAGGGCGTCGTTCGGATCATGCCGACGCACGGATTCGATCGGTCGAAAACAGGAGAGGCGGGGTATCGCCAGCGCTTCTTCCACGACCGCGAACGCGTGCGTGTTGGATACTACGGCGTCGTGCTCGAACCGAGCGGGATCGATGTGGAGATCGCACCCGGCGATCGGGCGGCGCTGTATCGATTCACGTATCCACGCACTTCCGAACCGCCGACCGTGATCGTCGATGCGGGCGCGGCCATCGTTCCCGGCCACGTGCGCGGCGCGAAGGTGGAAGTCGATCGCGAGGCGCGCGAGATTCGCGGCGTCATCGATCTCGCTGGAGGATTCAGCGGCGCTTACGGCGGGCTGCCGACATATTTCGCCCTGCGTTTTTCCGAGCCGCTCGCGGACTGTGACACTTTTGCCGATGGCCGGGTGCGGGAGGGCGACACGGAGGCGTCGGGCGCGTTGTCCGGCGCGTACGCCCAGTTCGCGGCCCGCGACATTTTGGTCGCCGTCGGAATCTCGTACATCGACGTCGCGCACGCGCGCGCCCACATCGACGAAGACCTGCCGGGGTTCGACTTCGATCGTACCGTCGCGCGTGCGCGCGAGCACTGGTCGAAGAAAATCGATCTCATCGAAATCAGCGGCGGAACGGCGCGGCAGCGCCGGATCTTTCACACCGCGCTGTACAACGCATTTCGCATGCCGACCTTGATGACGGAGAGTGGGCGCGATTACCGTGCATTCGATGGGCAGACCCGCCGTGCGAACGACTTCACATACCACTCCGATCTTTCGCTGTGGGACACGTTTCGCACCGTTCACCCCCTCTACAACCTGATCGATCCCGATCTGAACCGCGATCTGGTGAAGTCGCTCGTCGCCATGGCGCGGGCAACCGGCCGGTTTCCGGTCTGGCCGATGGGACGCGGTGACGGTGCGTGCATGATCGGGACCCACGCCGACGCGGTCGTGGCCGAAGCGGCGGTGAAGGGCATGCGAGACGAAGATCTGCGATTTGCGTTGCACTTGATGACCAACGACGCCCGGCCGGATCGCGACGACGCCGATCACTATGTGACGCACGGATACTGCGCCGCGGATCGTACCCCAAAAGCGGTCTCAAAGACCTTGGAATATGCGTTCGACGATGCCTGCGTCGCCGCGTTGGCCAAATCGCTCGGAGCACGCGAACTCGCGAACGTGTTTCGCAATCGTTCGGAAAACTACCGGCATGTCTGGGACGATCGAACCGGTTACTTTCGTGCGCGACGCTCGGACGGATCGTTCACGCGGCCGTTTCGGCGTCGGTGGGTGTTCGACCGCGACTACGTGGAAGGAAGCGCCGAACACTGGAGGTGGTACGTCCCCCATGACCCGGAGGGGCTAGCGGACCTGCTCGGTGGGCGGGAATCGGCGGCGGAAAAACTCAACCGCTTCTTCGAATCCGGCGTCGGCGCGCGCGACACGATGCTCCCGGATCGCGCGTATTGGCACGGTAACGAACCCGACATTCACGCGGCGTATCTATTCAATCGATTCGGACGTCCGGATCTGACGCAGACGTGGGTTCGCTGGATCATGGAGAACAAGTACGACGACACCCCGGACGGTCTCGACGGCAACGACGACGCGGGCACGCTGTCGACCTGGTACGTTTGGTCCGCGATCGGTCTTTATCCGCTCGATCCGTGCTCGGGGAATTATGAACTCGGCACCCCGCTGTTCCCGCGGGCTGTTTTGCATCTGCCGGATGGGGACCTGGTCATTGTGGCCGAGAATCAGGCTCCGAATCGTCCCTTCGTCTCGCGTGTTGAATGGAATGGCGCGCCGCTCGCACGCACCTGGGTGCGCCACGAGGAAATCCGGCACGGAGGTGAACTCCGGTTCGTGATGACCTCATCGCCCACCGGTGTTGACCCAAAGGTCCATCGGGGCCAAAAGCGTTCGAACTGA